In a single window of the Callithrix jacchus isolate 240 chromosome 1, calJac240_pri, whole genome shotgun sequence genome:
- the LOC100406515 gene encoding olfactory receptor 13C7, whose product MVSSNETSPVIGFILLGLSAHPKLEKTFFVLILLMYLVILLGNGVLILVTVLDSRLHTPMYFFLGNLSFLDICYTTSSVPLILDSFLTPRKTISFSACAVQMFLSFAMGATECVLLSVMAFDRYVAICNPLRYPVVMSTATSVPMAVSSWVAGSVTATVQTSLAMRLPFCGDNIIDHFTCEILAVLKLACADISVNVISMGVANVIFLGVPVLFISFSYVFIIATILRIPSAEGRRKAFSTCSAHLTVVVIFYGTILFMYGKPKSKDPLGADKQDLADKLISLFYGVVTPMLNPIIYSLRNKDVKAAVRSMVFQKRFPQ is encoded by the coding sequence ATGGTCAGTTCCAATGAGACCTCCCCTGTGATAGGGTTCATCCTCCTGGGCCTCTCTGCCCATCCAAAGCTGGAGAAGACATTCTTCGTGCTCATCCTGCTGATGTACCTCGTGATCCTGCTGGGCAACGGGGTCCTCATCCTGGTGACTGTCCTTGACTCCCGCCTGCACACACCCATGTACTTCTTCCTGGGGAACCTCTCCTTCCTGGACATCTGCTACACGACCTCCTCAGTCCCCCTCATCCTTGACAGCTTCCTGACCCCCAGAAAAACCATCTCCTTCTCAGCCTGTGCAGTGCAGATGTTCCTCTCCTTTGCCATGGGGGCCACAGAGTGTGTGCTCCTGAGCGTGATGGCGTTTGATCGCTACGTGGCCATCTGCAACCCCCTTAGGTACCCAGTAGTCATGAGCACAGCTACTTCTGTCCCCATGGCTGTCagctcctgggtagctggaagcGTCACTGCCACGGTGCAGACATCCCTTGCAATGAGGCTGCCTTTCTGTGGAGACAACATCATCGACCACTTCACCTGTGAGATTCTGGCTGTCCTGAAGTTGGCCTGTGCTGATATCTCTGTCAATGTGATCAGTATGGGAGTGGCCAATGTGATCTTCCTGGGGGTCCCAGTTCTGTTCATCTCTTTCTCCTATGTCTTCATCATTGCCACCATCCTGAGGATCCCCTCAGCTGAGGGGAGGAGAAAGGCCTTCTCCACCTGCTCTGCCCACCTCACAGTTGTGGTCATCTTCTATGGGACCATCCTTTTCATGTATGGGAAGCCCAAGTCTAAGGATCCACTGGGGGCTGACAAGCAAGACCTTGCAGACAAACTCATCTCCCTCTTCTATGGGGTGGTGACCCCCATGCTCAACCCCATCATCTACAGCCTGAGGAACAAGGATGTTAAGGCTGCTGTGAGGAGCATGGTATTTCAGAAACGTTTCCCCCAGTGA